The Aminiphilus circumscriptus DSM 16581 genome contains a region encoding:
- a CDS encoding DUF3387 domain-containing protein — MRGMPQRNLAVEMLRKLLEGEIKARGRKNLVQARSFAELLENAIKKYQNRAIETAQVIEELIALAKDLREANQRGEKLGLTDDEVAFYDALEVNDSAVAVLGDETLRLIAQELVKAVRNSITIDWTVRENVRAQMRVIIKRILRKYGYPPDKQAHATELVLEQAEVLCRDWTEKE, encoded by the coding sequence GTGCGCGGCATGCCGCAAAGGAACTTGGCGGTCGAAATGCTGCGCAAGTTGCTGGAAGGCGAGATCAAGGCACGCGGGCGAAAGAACTTGGTGCAGGCCCGGTCGTTTGCAGAGCTTCTTGAGAATGCGATTAAGAAATACCAAAACCGGGCCATTGAAACGGCACAGGTGATCGAAGAATTGATCGCATTGGCGAAGGACCTGCGCGAGGCCAACCAGCGAGGCGAGAAGCTGGGGCTGACGGATGACGAGGTAGCTTTTTATGACGCACTGGAGGTCAATGATAGCGCAGTGGCCGTACTCGGCGATGAGACACTGCGGCTGATCGCCCAGGAATTGGTGAAGGCGGTGCGGAACAGCATCACCATAGACTGGACCGTCCGGGAAAACGTCCGCGCCCAGATGCGGGTGATCATCAAGCGCATTCTTCGAAAATATGGCTATCCGCCGGACAAGCAGGCTCACGCCACGGAGCTTGTTTTGGAACAAGCGGAAGTTCTTTGCAGGGACTGGACGGAAAAAGAATGA
- a CDS encoding IS3 family transposase (programmed frameshift) — protein sequence MAKNATNGRYSKEFRHEAVNMIIEGGLTAYEASRQLSLPKSTLENWVRAYKAGKLSDIGGERRPLTQVEEELERVKRELAQVKQERDILKKAAAYFGPGVAVRYAVIRRFRSKYPVPRLCRVLEVSTSGYYAWLKRPDSLRNQEEKRLELEIIAAHKRTEETYGPERLQKELACHGVHIGVHRIKRIRRKLGLRCKQVKKFKATTNANHKLPVATNLLEQNFVTEAPNQVWVTDITYIPTAEGWLYLAGHKDLFTGEIVGYAMGERMTKNLVTQSLFRAVAAKRPAAGLIHHSDRGSQYCAAGYRKLLDQFKMRASMSRRGNCYDNAPIESFWGVLKNELVHHCRYETRQEAIRQITTYIEIFYNRQRRQKRLGYLSPAAYEKQFFKEQ from the exons ATGGCAAAGAACGCAACGAACGGTCGCTATTCGAAAGAATTTCGGCATGAAGCCGTCAACATGATCATTGAAGGCGGCTTGACAGCATATGAAGCATCGCGTCAACTCTCCCTGCCCAAGTCGACCCTGGAAAACTGGGTGAGAGCGTACAAGGCCGGAAAACTTTCCGATATTGGCGGCGAGCGGCGGCCTCTCACTCAGGTTGAGGAGGAGCTTGAGCGCGTCAAACGAGAGCTTGCTCAAGTAAAACAGGAGCGCGATATCTTAAAAAAAGCCGCCGCGTACTTTG GCCCGGGAGTCGCTGTCCGGTACGCGGTAATCAGGCGGTTTCGATCGAAGTATCCGGTTCCTCGGCTATGTCGGGTTCTGGAGGTTTCAACCAGTGGCTACTACGCCTGGCTGAAACGACCGGATTCTCTCCGGAATCAAGAGGAAAAACGGCTCGAACTCGAAATCATAGCGGCTCATAAAAGAACGGAAGAAACCTACGGTCCGGAACGTCTGCAGAAAGAGCTTGCCTGCCACGGCGTTCACATTGGAGTTCACCGGATCAAACGGATTCGCAGGAAACTGGGGCTTCGCTGCAAACAGGTCAAAAAGTTCAAGGCAACCACAAACGCAAACCACAAGCTGCCGGTTGCCACAAATCTTTTAGAACAAAACTTTGTCACGGAGGCCCCGAATCAAGTCTGGGTAACGGATATCACTTACATCCCCACAGCCGAGGGCTGGTTATATCTTGCCGGTCACAAGGATCTTTTTACCGGAGAGATTGTGGGCTACGCCATGGGAGAACGCATGACAAAGAATCTGGTCACCCAGTCCCTGTTTCGCGCTGTCGCTGCCAAGAGGCCTGCGGCTGGTTTGATTCATCATTCCGACCGTGGCAGTCAGTACTGCGCCGCGGGCTACCGAAAACTCCTTGACCAGTTCAAAATGCGGGCATCGATGAGCCGCCGTGGGAACTGCTATGACAACGCGCCCATTGAGAGTTTCTGGGGTGTGCTGAAAAACGAACTCGTTCATCATTGCCGTTACGAAACCCGGCAGGAAGCTATACGGCAGATCACGACGTACATCGAAATCTTTTACAATCGGCAGCGACGGCAGAAGAGACTTGGTTATCTCTCCCCTGCCGCCTATGAGAAACAATTTTTCAAAGAGCAGTAG
- a CDS encoding type I restriction endonuclease subunit R, with protein MSDIFNVPHTPIELTDKNTRAVFGNYVSIYDIERAVKDGATVPIYYESRLAKLELNETAWPLLDEEFEEATEGEEVEHKERLKTKWAQLEALVGTEKRLKLIAEDLVKHFERRLEAMDGKAMIVCMSRRICVELYRAITAIRPDWHNDDDSAGILKIVMTGSASDPVDWQPHIRNKPRREELAKRFKDPKEPFKVVIVRDMWLTGFDAPCLHTMYVDKPMRGHGLMQAIARVNRVFKDKPGGLVVDYLGLADQLKYALANYTESGGKGQTAIDQEEAVAIMLERYEVCCDIFHGFDWLTWKTGGPPERLSVLPAAQEHVLAQDDGKNRLVKAVGELSKAFALAVPHEKALEIRDDVAFFQAVRTVLTKSTGDGRRSPEEIELAIRQIVSKAVSSDEVIDIFAAAGLKKPDISILSDEFLAEVGSVVNSGHQNM; from the coding sequence GTGTCCGATATTTTCAACGTACCTCACACCCCCATCGAACTGACCGACAAAAACACCCGCGCGGTCTTCGGCAACTACGTCAGTATTTATGACATCGAGCGGGCAGTGAAGGACGGGGCGACCGTCCCGATTTACTACGAAAGTCGCCTGGCGAAGCTGGAATTGAATGAAACCGCTTGGCCCTTGCTGGACGAGGAGTTCGAGGAGGCCACCGAGGGCGAAGAGGTCGAGCACAAGGAGCGGTTGAAGACCAAGTGGGCACAACTTGAAGCCCTGGTCGGCACAGAGAAGCGGCTAAAACTGATCGCCGAGGATCTGGTGAAGCACTTCGAGCGACGACTAGAGGCAATGGATGGCAAGGCGATGATCGTCTGTATGAGTCGTCGCATCTGTGTCGAACTCTATAGGGCCATTACGGCGATCCGTCCGGACTGGCACAATGATGACGATAGCGCGGGAATCCTCAAGATCGTGATGACGGGTTCGGCATCGGACCCCGTCGATTGGCAGCCCCACATCCGCAACAAGCCTCGCCGTGAGGAACTGGCAAAGCGCTTCAAGGACCCGAAAGAACCGTTCAAAGTGGTGATCGTTCGCGACATGTGGCTGACAGGCTTCGATGCGCCATGTCTCCACACGATGTATGTGGACAAGCCAATGCGCGGCCACGGGCTGATGCAGGCAATCGCGCGGGTGAACCGCGTCTTCAAGGACAAGCCTGGCGGTCTTGTGGTGGATTACCTTGGCCTCGCTGACCAGCTCAAATACGCTCTGGCCAACTACACCGAGAGCGGCGGCAAGGGCCAAACAGCCATCGACCAGGAAGAGGCTGTGGCTATCATGCTGGAACGGTACGAGGTCTGCTGCGACATCTTCCACGGCTTCGACTGGTTGACTTGGAAGACCGGTGGGCCTCCGGAACGGCTGTCGGTGCTTCCGGCGGCGCAGGAGCACGTGCTGGCCCAGGATGACGGCAAGAACCGGCTGGTAAAGGCGGTTGGCGAATTGTCGAAGGCGTTTGCGCTGGCCGTTCCACATGAGAAGGCGCTGGAGATTCGGGACGACGTGGCCTTCTTCCAGGCGGTGAGGACCGTGCTGACGAAGAGCACGGGCGACGGCCGCCGCAGCCCTGAAGAGATAGAACTCGCCATCCGGCAGATCGTCTCGAAGGCGGTGTCTTCGGATGAGGTCATCGACATCTTCGCGGCCGCTGGATTAAAGAAGCCGGACATCTCGATCCTGTCCGATGAATTCCTGGCGGAAGTGGGGTCGGTCGTCAATAGCGGACACCAAAATATGTAA
- a CDS encoding type I restriction endonuclease subunit R encodes MSENPFTESVVEQAALGWLERLGYQVFSGLEIAPGELAAERENYGQVILEQRVRQALQRLNPAVPFDAVEEAFRKLSRPDSPSLVASNHVIHKYMVEGVPVEYQRADGSIGGDLVRVLDYDEPENNEFLAVNQFTVVENQHERRPDVVLFINGLPVAVMELKNAATENATIWSAFNQLQTYKMQIPSLFSFNEAMVVSDGVLARIGTLTADREWFMPWRTIEGEELADNRLPQLQVVIEGVFEKRRFLDLIRHFVVFEDVGGGVLVKKMAGYHQYHAVNLALDSTVRAAGAGGDKRVGVVWHTQGSGKSLTMAFYAGRVVLHPAMENPTLVVITDRNDLDDQLYGTFARCHELLRQQPMQAQNRANLRELLTTASGGVVFTTVHKFFPSDDEDQHPLLSDRRNIVVIADEAHRSQYDFIDGFARHMREALPNASFIGFTGTGVGRQ; translated from the coding sequence ATGAGTGAGAACCCATTTACTGAATCAGTTGTTGAGCAAGCGGCACTGGGTTGGTTGGAGAGATTGGGTTACCAAGTCTTTTCTGGGTTGGAGATCGCTCCGGGTGAGCTTGCCGCGGAACGAGAGAACTACGGACAAGTAATTCTCGAACAACGTGTGCGCCAAGCGCTTCAACGGCTGAACCCGGCAGTGCCATTTGATGCAGTGGAGGAAGCCTTCCGTAAACTGAGTCGGCCGGACTCGCCGTCGTTGGTGGCGAGTAACCATGTGATTCACAAGTACATGGTCGAGGGAGTACCGGTCGAATACCAGCGGGCCGACGGATCGATTGGCGGCGATCTCGTCCGCGTGCTCGATTACGATGAGCCGGAGAACAACGAATTCCTCGCGGTGAATCAGTTTACCGTGGTCGAGAACCAGCACGAACGCCGGCCTGATGTGGTGCTGTTCATCAACGGCCTGCCAGTGGCGGTGATGGAACTTAAAAATGCCGCCACCGAAAACGCCACCATATGGTCTGCATTCAATCAGCTTCAGACTTACAAAATGCAAATTCCGTCGCTGTTCTCGTTCAACGAGGCGATGGTGGTCTCGGACGGTGTGCTGGCGCGGATCGGTACGCTTACGGCCGACCGCGAGTGGTTCATGCCCTGGCGGACTATTGAAGGCGAAGAACTGGCAGACAACCGGCTGCCTCAGCTTCAGGTCGTAATTGAGGGCGTGTTTGAGAAGCGACGGTTCCTGGACCTGATTCGGCACTTCGTTGTGTTCGAGGATGTGGGTGGCGGCGTGCTGGTCAAGAAGATGGCGGGCTATCACCAGTACCACGCGGTGAACCTGGCGCTGGATTCAACCGTCCGGGCTGCCGGTGCAGGCGGCGACAAGCGCGTCGGTGTTGTGTGGCACACTCAGGGATCGGGCAAAAGCCTGACGATGGCGTTCTACGCCGGGCGAGTTGTGCTGCATCCGGCGATGGAAAACCCGACGCTGGTCGTGATCACCGACCGAAACGACCTGGACGACCAGCTTTACGGAACATTCGCGCGCTGTCACGAATTGCTTCGCCAGCAGCCCATGCAGGCTCAGAACAGGGCGAACCTGCGAGAGCTCTTGACGACCGCCTCCGGAGGAGTCGTTTTTACGACGGTCCATAAGTTTTTTCCGTCCGACGACGAGGATCAACACCCACTGCTATCGGACCGCCGTAACATCGTCGTGATCGCCGACGAAGCGCATCGCAGCCAATATGACTTCATCGACGGCTTCGCGCGGCATATGCGCGAGGCGTTGCCGAACGCCTCGTTCATCGGGTTCACCGGCACTGGGGTCGGTCGTCAATAG
- a CDS encoding DEAD/DEAH box helicase, which yields MARTDMVITEDALNRVDQHWAIKAIGDNGLARALEVAKVRTMRSAVGHQMVIAFDETVTDSELVERVATAYEMAAIEGLDALLHPAADEERVQLRLQAQAGTFRAYALRRTLPIPASSENRIFHVLHLSALAYCGDQWTDLRRWLKDHEREVKPPSVADATWENRILRRLFDCWVRLLRKQGWDDLDGVREIIAGLRKDQEQYENGSLAKPDNAVAQAAALRLIALYHWAKATELLSVYMLQGQPVGIEAELDKHFESARRAASAAQDVALEVILRWLHATSRRMVAASLWKVAQAVNSRVTRFVKSVIKTRSMFELLPPQRAALQEQGLLDQASRAVVVDLPTSGGKTTLAQFRMLQALNQFDADKGWVAYVAPTRALVAQLTRRLREDFSPLDIVVEQLTGAIEIDAFEEAMLAAQSEVVPFHILVSTPEKLHLVIRNKKVARPLALVVMDEAHSIEDEERGLRIELLLATIKRECDRANFLLLMPFVPNAGDLARWLGADAGKTISIGTSPWQPNERAVGLFHAVVDSSTRGGWRLQYETLTTTPKTIHLRGQHQVGAVKPLDIPFSKAKGVSVQAGAMAKVFSERGTSIAVAQKIDHVWSVARVVRNSLAPLDDISPEVALVQRFLQTEISSQFELIQMLGHGVGVHHTGLSDETRTLMEWLTEIGALRVLCTTTTLIHGINFPVASVFLATRKYPYGKEMSPRTFWNLAGRAGRVNQESVGIVGLAAGSDPTGNQQFVSRTTGALISRLIGLLDEVERLGMLGQLSSVIQNEQWSDFRCYVAHLWNEKKNLDSVLAETEQLLRNTYGFGILQERSDRSARQKAQALLQATGDYARKLAANPGPAALADATGFAPEGVAAALAGLNQMQRKLTPADWEPTSIFGDAVTSPLPNLIGIMMRIPEIKLSEISSEGLTHQHIANITRAWVDGRSIQDIATEFFSNKTGTEAITSTCKAIYRDLTNNGPWGLSALCKISGIDFDQLSADEKRRINSLPAMIYHGVKTEAAVLMRMNSVPRSIAEPMGNEFERRTGIPAGNQTVGVARDFLKTLSDSDWGRLAPRGTAMSGRDYRDVWGRLSGETGGRNI from the coding sequence ATGGCCAGAACTGACATGGTCATTACCGAAGACGCCCTCAATCGCGTCGACCAGCATTGGGCTATCAAGGCTATCGGTGATAACGGGCTTGCACGGGCGTTGGAGGTAGCCAAGGTCCGAACCATGCGCTCCGCTGTCGGACATCAGATGGTGATTGCCTTTGACGAGACTGTTACGGACAGCGAACTGGTGGAGCGCGTTGCCACGGCCTACGAAATGGCTGCAATCGAGGGGCTGGATGCGCTTCTGCATCCTGCGGCCGATGAAGAGCGTGTTCAACTGCGATTGCAGGCACAGGCAGGAACTTTCCGAGCATATGCCTTGCGAAGGACTTTGCCGATACCAGCGAGTTCAGAAAATAGGATATTTCATGTTCTCCATTTGTCGGCGCTTGCTTATTGCGGAGACCAGTGGACAGACCTTAGGCGCTGGCTCAAAGACCATGAACGGGAGGTAAAGCCGCCGTCAGTTGCGGATGCAACTTGGGAAAACCGGATACTCCGCAGGCTCTTCGACTGCTGGGTGCGTCTCTTGCGCAAGCAAGGATGGGATGACCTTGATGGGGTCCGAGAGATCATTGCCGGTCTGCGAAAGGACCAAGAACAATACGAGAACGGCTCACTTGCCAAACCCGACAACGCCGTCGCTCAAGCTGCGGCTCTTCGCCTTATTGCGCTGTACCACTGGGCGAAGGCGACGGAACTTCTTTCAGTTTATATGCTGCAAGGGCAACCGGTGGGAATTGAAGCCGAGCTGGACAAACATTTCGAATCGGCACGACGAGCAGCTTCAGCCGCACAGGACGTCGCTCTCGAAGTTATCCTCCGCTGGCTGCACGCCACTTCCCGACGGATGGTTGCCGCTTCCCTCTGGAAGGTGGCCCAAGCGGTTAACTCCCGCGTGACCCGATTCGTCAAAAGCGTTATCAAGACGCGCTCAATGTTCGAGCTCTTGCCTCCGCAACGGGCCGCCTTGCAGGAACAGGGTCTCTTGGACCAGGCAAGCCGCGCAGTGGTCGTGGACCTGCCGACATCTGGAGGGAAGACTACGCTGGCGCAGTTCCGAATGCTCCAGGCACTGAATCAGTTCGACGCGGACAAGGGATGGGTCGCGTATGTCGCACCAACGCGAGCTCTCGTGGCACAATTGACCCGCCGCCTGCGTGAAGACTTCAGTCCATTGGATATAGTGGTTGAGCAGTTGACCGGTGCTATAGAGATAGACGCGTTCGAGGAAGCGATGCTTGCCGCCCAAAGCGAAGTCGTGCCCTTTCACATTCTTGTTTCCACACCGGAAAAGCTGCACCTTGTTATTCGGAACAAGAAGGTAGCTCGTCCGCTGGCTCTGGTGGTAATGGACGAGGCGCACAGCATCGAAGACGAGGAACGTGGGCTGAGGATCGAATTGCTGCTGGCCACCATCAAGCGGGAATGTGACCGAGCCAACTTCCTCTTGTTGATGCCTTTTGTACCAAATGCAGGTGATTTGGCGAGATGGCTCGGCGCTGATGCGGGTAAGACGATAAGCATTGGAACGTCACCTTGGCAACCAAATGAACGAGCCGTCGGCCTATTCCATGCCGTAGTGGACAGTTCGACTCGCGGGGGATGGAGGCTGCAATACGAAACTCTGACCACAACTCCGAAGACCATTCATCTCCGCGGACAGCATCAGGTCGGGGCCGTCAAACCCTTGGATATTCCCTTCTCAAAAGCAAAGGGAGTGTCTGTCCAGGCCGGGGCTATGGCAAAGGTGTTCTCGGAACGGGGGACCAGCATCGCTGTTGCCCAGAAGATTGATCATGTGTGGTCTGTGGCGCGAGTTGTGCGAAACAGCCTCGCACCTCTTGACGATATTTCACCGGAAGTCGCCCTGGTCCAGCGATTCCTGCAGACCGAAATCAGTTCACAATTCGAACTTATTCAGATGCTCGGGCACGGCGTAGGCGTTCACCATACGGGGCTTTCCGACGAAACCCGAACGCTCATGGAATGGCTTACCGAAATCGGAGCCTTGCGAGTCCTTTGCACGACGACGACACTCATCCATGGCATCAACTTCCCCGTCGCGTCAGTGTTCTTAGCCACGCGGAAGTATCCCTATGGGAAGGAAATGAGCCCAAGAACATTCTGGAACCTTGCAGGACGCGCAGGGCGAGTGAATCAGGAAAGTGTTGGTATTGTGGGATTAGCGGCGGGCAGTGATCCGACCGGTAATCAGCAGTTCGTTAGCAGGACGACGGGGGCATTGATCTCCCGCCTCATTGGATTACTGGATGAAGTAGAGCGCCTTGGCATGCTTGGCCAGCTTTCCTCGGTTATTCAGAACGAGCAATGGTCGGACTTCCGTTGCTACGTAGCGCACCTCTGGAATGAAAAGAAGAACCTTGATTCTGTGCTGGCCGAAACAGAGCAGCTACTTCGAAACACCTACGGCTTCGGAATACTGCAGGAGCGTTCAGACAGGAGCGCGAGGCAAAAGGCACAAGCCCTCCTACAAGCCACGGGGGACTACGCCCGGAAGTTAGCGGCCAATCCGGGCCCGGCGGCCTTGGCCGATGCGACAGGCTTTGCCCCGGAAGGCGTTGCCGCAGCACTTGCAGGTCTCAATCAGATGCAGAGAAAGTTAACACCTGCGGATTGGGAGCCAACGAGCATATTCGGAGATGCGGTTACGTCTCCTCTTCCAAACCTGATCGGCATCATGATGCGTATCCCGGAAATCAAGCTATCAGAGATCAGTTCAGAGGGGTTGACGCATCAGCATATCGCCAACATCACTCGTGCTTGGGTGGACGGGCGCTCCATCCAGGACATAGCGACGGAGTTCTTCAGTAATAAGACCGGCACCGAGGCGATTACAAGCACGTGCAAAGCAATCTACCGAGATTTGACGAACAATGGTCCATGGGGTCTTTCGGCATTGTGCAAGATAAGCGGCATTGACTTCGATCAGCTTTCCGCTGACGAAAAACGCCGGATCAACAGCTTGCCCGCCATGATTTATCACGGCGTCAAGACCGAGGCGGCGGTGCTTATGCGCATGAATAGTGTCCCAAGAAGTATTGCCGAACCGATGGGCAATGAATTTGAGCGGAGGACGGGCATCCCGGCGGGCAATCAGACTGTCGGTGTAGCTCGTGACTTCTTGAAAACCCTAAGTGACAGCGACTGGGGACGGCTTGCCCCCAGAGGAACGGCAATGTCGGGCCGTGACTACCGGGATGTTTGGGGACGACTTTCCGGGGAGACGGGGGGCAGAAATATATGA
- a CDS encoding restriction endonuclease subunit S, which yields MAGEWQETSLADVAVDVSYGYTESATTDQVGPKFLRITDIQGGVVDWSHVPYCPITPEEHRKYKLTPGDIVVARTGNSTGENYLYWGDEDAVFASYLIRFRLDRSRVSPRFVWYNMRTSRWWGFINSSKTGSAQAGANAKVLGRFPLTLPPLGQQDAIACILGALDDKIALNRMMNRTLEATARAIFKSWFVDFDPVRAKAAGRQPHGLKPEISALFPDSFEDSELGEIPRGWTITSLADQITANKGLSYKGQHLCQPGEGLPMHNLNSVYEGGGYKYEGLKWYNGEYRPAHLLKPGDVIVTNTEQGFDYLLIGYAAIVPERYGPQGLFSHHIFRIQQKATSYLPAWFTYLLFRTQHFHNVVAGHTNGTTVNMLPLDGLQKPKFALPPREIVGRFGHLFIPTQQRLEGIYDENVFLADLRDALLPRLISGELVVTEAERIAGRCA from the coding sequence ATGGCGGGTGAATGGCAAGAAACAAGCTTGGCTGATGTCGCAGTGGACGTGTCCTATGGATACACCGAAAGCGCTACCACCGATCAGGTCGGCCCGAAGTTCCTGCGCATTACGGACATTCAGGGCGGAGTCGTTGACTGGTCGCATGTGCCGTACTGCCCAATCACACCTGAGGAGCACCGCAAATACAAGCTAACTCCTGGTGATATCGTCGTTGCTAGAACGGGCAACAGTACCGGGGAAAACTACCTCTACTGGGGTGATGAGGACGCAGTATTCGCTTCGTACCTCATTCGTTTTCGTTTGGACCGATCCCGCGTGAGCCCACGGTTCGTGTGGTACAACATGCGAACGTCCCGTTGGTGGGGTTTCATCAACAGCTCAAAAACCGGCTCTGCCCAAGCGGGAGCAAATGCGAAAGTTCTCGGTCGATTCCCACTAACACTGCCCCCTCTCGGCCAACAAGACGCTATCGCCTGCATCCTCGGCGCGCTAGACGACAAGATCGCACTCAACCGCATGATGAACCGGACGCTGGAAGCGACGGCACGGGCGATCTTCAAGAGCTGGTTTGTGGACTTCGACCCCGTCCGCGCCAAGGCCGCCGGCCGGCAGCCCCACGGACTCAAGCCCGAAATCTCCGCCCTTTTTCCAGACTCCTTCGAGGACTCCGAACTGGGCGAGATTCCCAGAGGGTGGACGATCACTTCGCTGGCTGATCAAATCACTGCCAATAAAGGTCTGAGTTACAAAGGCCAGCATCTGTGCCAGCCAGGGGAAGGTCTCCCGATGCACAATCTCAATTCGGTTTACGAAGGCGGCGGCTACAAATACGAGGGATTAAAGTGGTACAACGGCGAATACAGGCCTGCTCATTTGCTGAAACCAGGGGATGTGATCGTTACAAACACTGAGCAGGGCTTTGATTATCTTCTGATTGGATACGCGGCGATTGTACCTGAGCGGTACGGCCCTCAAGGTTTGTTCAGTCATCATATATTCCGCATTCAGCAAAAGGCTACGAGCTATCTTCCAGCGTGGTTCACATACCTGCTGTTCCGGACTCAGCATTTTCACAATGTTGTTGCTGGACACACTAACGGCACGACTGTGAACATGTTGCCTCTTGATGGTCTGCAAAAACCGAAGTTTGCCTTACCGCCGAGGGAGATAGTGGGGCGTTTTGGACACCTATTCATTCCGACTCAACAGCGGCTCGAAGGAATCTACGATGAAAACGTCTTTCTTGCCGACCTCCGCGATGCTCTGTTACCGAGACTAATCTCGGGCGAACTAGTCGTTACAGAAGCCGAGCGGATCGCCGGGAGGTGCGCCTGA
- a CDS encoding type I restriction-modification system subunit M: MAKENSNGANLGFESELWRAADALRSNMDAAEYKHVVLGLIFLKYISDAFEEQRAKLEADRAQGADPEDPDEYRAVNIFWVPKEARWSKLKSEAKQPTIGKVIDDAMLAIERDNPALKGVLPKDYAHPRLDKQRLGQLIDMVGNIGLGDKANRSKDILGRVYEYFLSQFASAEGKKGGQFYTPRCVVRVLVEMLAPYKGRVYDPCCGSGGMFVQSVEFVKAHATGNGNGGKTKADVSIFGQESNHTTWRLAKMNLAIRQIENNLGKEHADTFHRDLHPDLKADYIIANPPFNMSDWGGERLKDDKRWKYGIPPAGNANFAWVQHFIHHLAPTGLAGFVLANGSMSSNQSGEGEIRKNIIEADLVDCMVALPGQLFYSTQIPVCLWFLARDKKNGRFRDRRGQTLFIDARKLGSMIDRVHRELTDDDIRRIADTYHAWRGDKDCKVKYEDVPGFCKSATLDDIRHHNHILTPGRYVGAAEVEDDGEPFEEKMARLTTALREQTEKSDKLDQIIWANLEDIGYGG; encoded by the coding sequence ATGGCCAAAGAAAACAGTAACGGAGCGAACCTCGGTTTCGAATCCGAACTCTGGCGAGCAGCCGATGCGCTGCGCTCCAACATGGACGCCGCCGAGTACAAGCACGTCGTGCTTGGTTTGATCTTCCTCAAATACATCTCAGACGCCTTCGAAGAGCAACGCGCCAAGCTCGAGGCGGACCGAGCCCAGGGAGCCGACCCGGAAGACCCCGACGAGTACCGGGCCGTCAACATATTTTGGGTGCCCAAAGAGGCACGTTGGTCCAAACTCAAATCCGAGGCCAAGCAGCCGACCATCGGCAAGGTCATCGACGACGCCATGCTCGCCATCGAGCGCGACAACCCCGCCCTCAAGGGCGTACTGCCCAAGGACTACGCCCATCCACGCCTCGACAAGCAGAGGCTTGGCCAGCTTATCGACATGGTCGGCAACATTGGTTTGGGCGACAAGGCCAACCGCTCAAAGGACATTCTCGGCCGCGTCTACGAGTACTTTCTCTCTCAGTTCGCCAGCGCCGAGGGCAAGAAGGGCGGACAATTCTATACGCCACGATGCGTCGTCCGTGTTCTGGTCGAGATGCTGGCCCCTTATAAGGGTCGAGTCTATGACCCGTGTTGCGGCTCCGGAGGCATGTTTGTTCAGTCGGTCGAGTTCGTGAAGGCCCACGCCACCGGCAATGGTAATGGAGGAAAAACAAAGGCCGATGTCAGCATATTCGGTCAGGAATCGAACCATACCACCTGGCGGCTGGCCAAGATGAATCTCGCTATCCGGCAGATCGAGAATAACCTCGGCAAAGAACACGCAGACACCTTCCACCGCGACCTGCACCCCGACCTCAAGGCCGACTATATCATCGCCAATCCCCCCTTTAACATGAGCGACTGGGGCGGCGAGCGGCTCAAGGACGACAAACGCTGGAAGTATGGCATCCCGCCCGCCGGGAACGCCAACTTCGCCTGGGTCCAACACTTCATCCACCACCTGGCTCCAACCGGTCTGGCGGGCTTCGTCCTTGCCAACGGTTCGATGTCCTCGAACCAGTCCGGCGAGGGCGAAATCCGCAAGAACATCATCGAGGCCGACCTGGTGGACTGCATGGTCGCCTTGCCGGGCCAGTTGTTCTACTCGACGCAGATCCCCGTCTGCCTGTGGTTCCTGGCCCGCGACAAGAAGAACGGCCGCTTCCGCGACCGGCGCGGCCAGACGCTCTTCATCGACGCCCGCAAGCTGGGCAGCATGATTGATCGCGTCCACCGCGAACTGACGGATGATGACATCCGGAGGATCGCCGACACCTACCACGCCTGGCGCGGCGACAAGGACTGCAAGGTCAAGTACGAGGACGTGCCGGGCTTCTGCAAGAGCGCCACACTCGACGACATTCGGCACCACAACCACATCCTTACGCCCGGCCGTTACGTCGGCGCGGCTGAGGTCGAGGACGACGGTGAACCGTTCGAGGAGAAGATGGCACGCCTGACCACAGCCCTGCGGGAGCAAACCGAGAAGTCGGATAAGCTCGACCAGATCATCTGGGCCAACCTGGAGGACATCGGCTATGGCGGGTGA
- a CDS encoding helix-turn-helix domain-containing protein — MTEIEDRWLSVEEISKYLGVSNDTVYRWIDKHRMPAHRMGRLWKFKKNEIDEWVKAGGASSNDQRTD; from the coding sequence ATGACCGAGATCGAAGACCGATGGTTGTCGGTGGAAGAGATATCCAAATACCTCGGTGTCAGCAACGACACGGTGTATCGATGGATCGACAAACACCGGATGCCCGCTCACCGGATGGGTCGACTATGGAAATTCAAGAAGAACGAAATCGACGAGTGGGTGAAAGCCGGAGGTGCTTCCTCAAACGACCAGAGGACCGATTAG